One region of Streptomyces sp. NBC_00442 genomic DNA includes:
- a CDS encoding pyridoxamine 5'-phosphate oxidase family protein, whose amino-acid sequence MTGPQSPVLAMSWAQFREVETPFASAAEARFKKYKHHVLATLRKDGSPRVTGLEVEFQDGELWLGMMPGSMKAHDLRRDPRFAVQANPGPDAEMADGDVRISGRAVEVTDPAVTARFASQVEPPEPFHLFRAELTEVVRTDVENDDLVVRVWRPGAALRILRRGNGDDGVREDA is encoded by the coding sequence ATGACCGGTCCGCAGAGCCCCGTCCTCGCCATGAGCTGGGCGCAGTTCAGGGAAGTGGAGACTCCCTTCGCGTCAGCGGCCGAGGCGCGGTTCAAGAAGTACAAGCACCATGTCCTGGCGACCCTGCGCAAGGACGGCTCGCCCCGGGTGACCGGTCTCGAAGTGGAGTTCCAGGACGGCGAGTTGTGGCTCGGCATGATGCCGGGCTCGATGAAGGCCCACGACCTGCGGCGCGATCCGCGCTTCGCGGTGCAGGCCAACCCCGGCCCCGACGCCGAGATGGCCGACGGCGACGTGCGGATCAGCGGGCGCGCCGTGGAGGTCACCGACCCCGCGGTGACGGCGCGGTTCGCCTCGCAGGTCGAGCCGCCCGAGCCGTTCCACCTCTTCCGCGCCGAGCTGACCGAGGTCGTGCGCACCGACGTCGAGAACGACGACCTGGTCGTACGGGTGTGGCGGCCCGGCGCCGCCCTGCGCATCCTCAGACGCGGCAACGGCGACGACGGAGTCCGCGAGGACGCCTGA
- a CDS encoding SDR family oxidoreductase, whose protein sequence is MNSEHDSGAVTLVTGGASGIGAATVGRLLDAGHRVAVTGRDQGRLDAFAAERGAGERLLAVAADTTDLASIGDAVQATVKTFGRLDHVVANAGFSTHDNLADGDPEHWREMLLVNVLGPAVLVKAALPALTESGGRIVMVGSTAGIKNTPGNMYSVSKSALTSLAENTRVLVTGSGVAVTLIAPGRVDTPFWSSHPTGVVPGGPALTPDHVAEAIVWSLAQPPGVEVNQVVVRPTGQVH, encoded by the coding sequence ATGAACAGCGAACACGACAGCGGCGCGGTCACTCTTGTCACCGGCGGGGCGAGCGGCATCGGTGCCGCCACCGTCGGGCGGCTCCTCGACGCGGGGCACCGGGTCGCCGTCACCGGCCGCGACCAGGGCAGGCTCGACGCCTTCGCGGCCGAACGGGGCGCGGGAGAGCGGCTGTTGGCGGTCGCCGCCGACACCACCGACCTCGCATCGATCGGCGACGCGGTCCAGGCGACGGTCAAGACGTTCGGGCGGCTCGACCACGTCGTGGCCAACGCCGGGTTCTCCACCCATGACAACCTCGCCGACGGCGACCCCGAGCACTGGCGCGAGATGCTCCTGGTCAACGTGCTCGGCCCGGCGGTTCTGGTGAAGGCGGCGCTGCCCGCGCTCACCGAGAGCGGCGGCCGCATCGTGATGGTGGGCAGCACCGCCGGGATCAAGAACACCCCGGGCAACATGTACTCGGTCAGCAAGAGCGCGCTGACCTCGCTCGCCGAGAACACGCGTGTCCTGGTCACCGGCTCGGGGGTGGCCGTGACGCTCATCGCGCCGGGCCGCGTGGACACCCCGTTCTGGTCGAGCCACCCCACCGGCGTCGTGCCGGGCGGCCCCGCGCTGACTCCCGACCACGTGGCCGAGGCCATCGTCTGGTCGCTCGCGCAGCCGCCCGGCGTCGAGGTCAACCAGGTGGTGGTCCGCCCCACCGGCCAGGTCCACTGA
- a CDS encoding acyl-CoA dehydrogenase — protein MRFLLTSEQLAFARSLDAMLTAADTPSAVRAWGAGDAGPGRALWSRAAGAGIFALVAPEAYEGAGLHPVELALSCVELGRHAAPGPFVETVAAAALLTRLAELGEAGPAKRLLPPVVSGACVASVLFPGARPYALDADRADAVLVVADQADQAGQADQAGRPGPAGPELRLAPGHGPVQASADPARRLSRPLPGGELLAAGPAVADAVEHATVWARLAAAGQCIGLAQALLDRTVAYVKQRTQFGAPIGSFQAVKHRLADTLVAVEFARPLLFGAALSLAPGDVAAAKVSAGEAAYAAARAALQLHGAVGYTQELDLSLWLRKARPLRDAWGTPGECRALVLAG, from the coding sequence ATGAGGTTCCTGCTCACCTCGGAACAGCTCGCCTTCGCGCGCTCCCTCGACGCGATGCTGACCGCGGCCGACACGCCGTCGGCGGTACGGGCCTGGGGCGCGGGCGACGCGGGGCCCGGCCGGGCCCTGTGGTCGCGGGCCGCCGGCGCCGGAATCTTCGCGCTGGTGGCGCCCGAGGCGTACGAGGGCGCGGGCCTCCATCCCGTCGAACTCGCCCTTTCCTGCGTCGAGTTGGGACGGCACGCGGCACCTGGCCCGTTCGTGGAGACGGTGGCGGCGGCCGCGCTGCTCACCCGGCTCGCGGAACTCGGCGAGGCGGGGCCGGCCAAGCGGCTGCTGCCCCCGGTCGTGTCGGGCGCGTGCGTGGCGAGCGTGCTGTTCCCGGGCGCGCGTCCCTACGCGCTCGACGCGGACCGCGCCGATGCCGTCCTCGTCGTCGCAGACCAAGCAGACCAAGCGGGTCAAGCGGACCAAGCCGGACGGCCGGGCCCGGCCGGCCCGGAGCTGCGACTCGCCCCGGGGCACGGCCCGGTCCAGGCCTCGGCCGATCCCGCGCGTCGCCTGTCCCGGCCCCTGCCCGGCGGTGAACTCCTGGCCGCCGGGCCCGCGGTGGCCGACGCGGTCGAGCACGCCACGGTGTGGGCGCGGCTCGCGGCGGCCGGGCAGTGCATCGGGCTCGCCCAGGCGCTGCTCGACCGGACCGTGGCGTACGTCAAGCAGCGCACCCAGTTCGGCGCGCCGATCGGGTCCTTCCAGGCGGTCAAGCACCGGCTCGCGGACACGCTGGTCGCGGTGGAGTTCGCCCGGCCGCTGCTCTTCGGGGCCGCGCTCTCCCTCGCACCGGGCGATGTGGCCGCCGCGAAGGTGAGTGCCGGTGAGGCCGCGTACGCCGCAGCCCGCGCCGCGCTGCAACTGCACGGCGCGGTGGGCTACACGCAGGAGCTCGACCTGTCGCTGTGGCTGCGCAAGGCGCGGCCCCTGAGGGACGCCTGGGGGACGCCCGGCGAGTGCAGGGCGCTGGTCCTGGCGGGCTGA
- a CDS encoding acyl-CoA dehydrogenase family protein: protein MDLDPTPAQEAFRAEARAWLAAHVPAAPLPSLETAAGFAAHREWEAQLAADRWSVVSWPEEYGGRGADIFQWLAFEEEYFAAGGPGRVSQNGINLLAPTLFDHATPEQRARILPDMASGATIWAQAWSEPEAGSDLASLRSTAERTHGGWLLSGQKTWSSRAAFADRAFGIFRSDPAAAKPHQGLTYLMFDLRAPGVTVRPIGRLDGKPAFAELFLDDVFVPDEDVVGEAGAGWRIAMSTTGNERGLMLRSPGRFLASAARLVELWRAAGDPADTALRDRVADAVIGARAYQLFTAANASRFAAGETIGAESSLNKVFWSRYDIALHECALDLLGPYGELSDDADEAPAQGSWAENYVFSLAGPIYAGTNEIQRDIIAERLLGLPKGRR from the coding sequence ATGGACCTGGATCCCACGCCCGCCCAGGAGGCCTTCCGGGCCGAGGCACGCGCCTGGCTCGCCGCCCACGTCCCCGCCGCCCCGCTGCCCTCCCTGGAGACCGCGGCCGGCTTCGCCGCGCACCGGGAGTGGGAGGCACAACTGGCCGCGGACCGCTGGTCGGTGGTGTCGTGGCCCGAGGAGTACGGGGGCCGGGGCGCCGACATCTTCCAGTGGCTGGCGTTCGAGGAGGAGTACTTCGCGGCGGGCGGCCCCGGCCGCGTCTCGCAGAACGGCATCAACCTGCTCGCGCCCACCCTGTTCGACCACGCCACGCCCGAACAGCGGGCCCGGATCCTGCCGGACATGGCGAGCGGCGCGACGATCTGGGCGCAGGCCTGGTCGGAGCCGGAGGCCGGTTCCGACCTCGCCTCGCTGAGGTCCACGGCCGAACGCACCCACGGGGGCTGGCTGCTGTCGGGGCAGAAGACCTGGTCGTCGCGGGCCGCGTTCGCCGACCGCGCGTTCGGCATCTTCCGCTCGGACCCGGCCGCGGCCAAGCCCCACCAGGGCCTCACCTATCTGATGTTCGACCTGCGGGCGCCCGGTGTGACGGTGCGTCCCATCGGCCGTCTCGACGGCAAACCCGCCTTCGCCGAGCTCTTCCTCGACGACGTCTTCGTGCCCGACGAGGACGTCGTCGGCGAGGCCGGCGCGGGCTGGCGGATCGCCATGTCGACGACCGGCAACGAGCGCGGTCTGATGCTGCGCTCCCCCGGGCGCTTCCTCGCCTCGGCCGCGCGGCTCGTGGAACTGTGGCGCGCTGCGGGCGACCCGGCGGACACCGCGCTGCGCGACCGGGTCGCGGACGCGGTGATCGGGGCGCGCGCCTACCAGCTCTTCACCGCGGCCAACGCCTCCCGCTTCGCGGCGGGCGAGACCATCGGCGCCGAGTCCAGCCTGAACAAAGTGTTCTGGTCGCGGTACGACATCGCCCTGCACGAGTGCGCGCTCGACCTCCTCGGGCCCTACGGCGAGCTGTCCGACGACGCCGACGAGGCTCCCGCACAAGGGAGTTGGGCCGAGAACTACGTGTTCTCGCTGGCCGGCCCCATCTATGCGGGAACCAACGAGATCCAGCGCGACATCATCGCCGAGCGTCTGCTCGGCCTGCCGAAGGGCCGCCGATGA
- a CDS encoding SDR family oxidoreductase, which produces MTDNKAQYVPGHGLLDGRTAVVTAAAGAGIGGATARRLLEEGARVVIGDAHARRLEETEQTLAAAFGADRVASLPCDVTDEEQVAALFALAEHEHGGLDIVVNNAGLGGTCSLVDMSDDTWSKVLDVTLNGTFRCTRAALRVFKESGRGGVIVNNASVVGWRAQAGQAHYAAAKAGVMALTRCAAIEAAAYGVRVNAVAPSLAMHPHLVKVTSAELLEELTAREAFGRHAEPWEVANVIVFLASGYSSYLTGEVVSVSSQHA; this is translated from the coding sequence GTGACGGACAACAAGGCTCAGTACGTGCCGGGCCACGGCCTCCTCGACGGCCGCACCGCCGTCGTCACCGCGGCGGCCGGCGCCGGGATCGGCGGGGCCACCGCCCGCAGGCTCCTCGAAGAGGGCGCCCGCGTCGTCATCGGCGACGCCCACGCCCGCCGCCTCGAGGAGACCGAGCAGACGCTCGCCGCCGCCTTCGGCGCGGACCGCGTCGCCTCCCTCCCCTGCGACGTGACCGACGAAGAACAGGTCGCGGCCCTCTTCGCGCTCGCCGAGCACGAACACGGCGGCCTCGACATCGTCGTCAACAACGCCGGCCTCGGCGGCACGTGCTCCCTCGTCGACATGAGCGACGACACGTGGTCCAAGGTCCTCGACGTCACGTTGAACGGCACCTTCCGCTGTACCCGGGCGGCCCTGCGCGTCTTCAAGGAGTCCGGCCGCGGCGGCGTGATCGTCAACAACGCCTCCGTCGTCGGCTGGCGAGCCCAGGCCGGCCAGGCCCACTACGCCGCGGCCAAGGCGGGCGTCATGGCCCTCACCCGGTGCGCGGCCATCGAGGCAGCCGCGTACGGGGTGCGCGTCAACGCGGTCGCGCCCAGCCTCGCCATGCACCCGCACCTGGTGAAGGTCACCTCCGCCGAACTCCTCGAAGAGCTCACCGCACGCGAGGCGTTCGGCCGCCACGCCGAACCGTGGGAGGTCGCCAACGTCATCGTGTTCCTGGCCAGCGGCTATTCCTCGTACCTGACCGGCGAGGTCGTCTCCGTCAGCAGCCAGCACGCCTAG
- a CDS encoding TetR/AcrR family transcriptional regulator → MPTNEKPTNKKKTQVTASPERRRELLATAAEVFAAQGYNATTVRRIADEAGLLAGSLYYHFDSKESMLDEILSAFLNELWEGYDAVLAAGLGPRETIEALVTESFREIDRHRAAVAIYQKESRHLAAQPRFHYLADSQQKFEKAWLGTLERGVAAHVFRADLDIRLTYRFVRDTVWVAASWYRPGGLHSPEEIARQYLSMVLDGIAVRAQHP, encoded by the coding sequence GTGCCGACGAACGAGAAGCCGACGAACAAGAAGAAGACGCAGGTGACCGCCTCGCCCGAGCGGCGGCGCGAACTCCTCGCCACCGCGGCCGAGGTGTTCGCCGCCCAGGGCTACAACGCCACCACCGTGCGCCGGATCGCCGACGAGGCCGGCCTGCTCGCGGGCAGCCTCTACTACCACTTCGACTCCAAGGAGTCGATGCTCGACGAGATCCTCTCGGCCTTCCTGAACGAGCTCTGGGAGGGATACGACGCCGTGCTCGCCGCCGGGCTCGGACCGCGCGAGACCATCGAGGCCCTGGTCACCGAGTCCTTCAGGGAGATCGACCGGCACCGCGCCGCGGTGGCGATCTACCAGAAGGAGTCCCGGCACCTGGCCGCCCAGCCCCGCTTCCACTACCTGGCCGACTCGCAGCAGAAGTTCGAGAAGGCCTGGCTCGGCACCCTTGAGCGCGGCGTCGCGGCCCACGTCTTCCGCGCCGACCTGGACATCCGCCTCACCTACCGCTTCGTGCGCGACACCGTGTGGGTCGCCGCGTCCTGGTACCGGCCCGGCGGCCTGCACAGCCCGGAGGAGATCGCCCGCCAGTACCTCTCGATGGTCCTGGACGGAATCGCCGTACGCGCACAACACCCATAA
- a CDS encoding acetyl-CoA C-acetyltransferase, which yields MAEAYIVEAVRTPVGRRGGGLAGVHPADLGAHVLKALVERSGIDPAAVEDVVFGCLDTVGPQAGDIARTSWLAAGLPEEVPGVTIDRQCGSSQQALHFAAQGVLSGTQDLVVAGGTQNMSMIPIAFASRRAAEPLGLTQGPFLGSEGWRARYGDAPVNQFHGAQLIAERWNITRRDMEEFALRSHQRAVRAIDEGRFARETVPYGGVTTDEGPRRDTTVAKMAGLRPVMEGGTITAACSSQVSDGAAALLIASERAVADHGLTPRARIHHLSVRGEDPIRMLSAPIPATAYALKKTGMTIGDIDLVEINEAFAPVALAWLKETGADPARVNVNGGAIALGHPLGATGAKLMTTLLHELERTGGRYGLQTMCEGGGQANVTIVERL from the coding sequence ATGGCCGAGGCCTACATAGTCGAAGCGGTACGCACTCCGGTGGGCCGGCGGGGCGGAGGGCTCGCCGGGGTCCACCCCGCCGACCTCGGCGCCCACGTACTGAAGGCGCTCGTGGAGCGGTCCGGCATCGACCCGGCCGCCGTCGAGGACGTCGTCTTCGGCTGCCTGGACACGGTCGGCCCCCAGGCCGGTGACATCGCCCGCACCTCCTGGCTCGCGGCCGGCCTGCCCGAAGAGGTGCCCGGGGTCACCATCGACCGGCAGTGCGGCTCGTCCCAGCAGGCCCTCCACTTCGCCGCGCAGGGCGTGCTCTCCGGCACCCAGGACCTCGTCGTGGCCGGCGGCACCCAGAACATGTCGATGATCCCCATCGCCTTCGCCTCCCGTCGGGCCGCCGAGCCGCTCGGCCTGACCCAGGGCCCCTTCCTCGGCAGCGAGGGCTGGCGCGCCCGCTACGGGGACGCGCCCGTCAACCAGTTCCACGGGGCGCAGCTGATCGCCGAGAGGTGGAACATCACGCGCCGCGACATGGAGGAGTTCGCCCTGCGCTCCCACCAGCGGGCGGTCCGAGCCATCGACGAGGGCCGCTTCGCACGCGAGACCGTTCCCTACGGGGGCGTCACCACCGACGAAGGCCCGCGCCGGGACACCACCGTGGCCAAGATGGCCGGCCTGAGGCCCGTCATGGAGGGCGGCACGATCACCGCGGCCTGCTCCTCGCAGGTCTCCGACGGCGCGGCCGCCCTGCTCATCGCCTCCGAACGCGCCGTCGCCGACCACGGCCTGACCCCCCGGGCCCGCATCCACCACCTCTCGGTCCGAGGGGAGGACCCGATCCGCATGCTGTCCGCGCCGATCCCCGCCACCGCGTACGCACTGAAGAAGACCGGCATGACCATCGGCGACATCGACCTCGTCGAGATCAACGAGGCGTTCGCGCCGGTGGCGCTCGCCTGGCTGAAGGAGACCGGCGCGGACCCCGCGCGCGTCAACGTCAACGGCGGCGCGATCGCCCTCGGCCACCCGCTCGGCGCGACCGGCGCGAAGCTGATGACGACGCTGCTGCACGAGCTGGAGCGCACCGGCGGCCGCTACGGGCTCCAGACGATGTGCGAAGGCGGCGGCCAGGCCAACGTGACCATCGTCGAGCGGCTGTGA
- a CDS encoding cold-shock protein, with the protein MATGTVKWFNSEKGFGFIEQDGGGPDVFAHYSNIASNGFRELLEGQKVSFEVTQGQKGLQAENIVPA; encoded by the coding sequence ATGGCTACTGGCACCGTGAAGTGGTTCAACTCGGAAAAGGGCTTCGGCTTCATCGAGCAGGACGGCGGCGGCCCCGACGTCTTCGCCCACTACTCCAACATCGCCTCCAACGGCTTCCGTGAGCTCCTCGAGGGCCAGAAGGTCTCCTTCGAGGTCACCCAGGGCCAGAAGGGCCTGCAGGCGGAGAACATCGTCCCCGCCTAA
- a CDS encoding DEAD/DEAH box helicase, translating to MTRTTSKRFGAGSGAAAGSRSGSGARQGSGRPAAKTAKSAKGRSMAAPQGEFKLPETLTPALPAVEAFADLDMPAALLKTLDAQGVTEPFPIQGATLPNSLAGRDILGRGRTGSGKTLAFGLALLARTAGRRAEPTAPLALVLVPTRELAQQVTDALTPYATAVNLRLTTVVGGLSITKQANALRRGAEVVVATPGRLKDLIERGDCSLENVGITVLDEADQMADMGFMPQVVALLKQVEADGQRMLFSATLDANIDRLVRMFLTDPVVHSVDPSAGAVTTMEHHVLYVMDETDKKAVTTRIAARDGRVIMFLDTKRSVDRLVKRLLASGVRAAGLHGGRSQPQRNRTLDQFKNGQVTALVATNVAARGIHVDDLDLVVNVDPPTDHKDYLHRGGRTARAGESGSVVTLVLPDEKREMTKLMSFAGIRPRTAEIKSSSEELVRVTGAREPSGVPVVIEIPAQPEPKRAPSGGRGRGRRGGQGSRGTGQGTPQSPTSRTQSTRTQSGAARTQGGAARTQSGAARTQSGAARTQSGAARSQGGRGRGQGGASRGRSGA from the coding sequence ATGACGCGCACGACCAGCAAGCGCTTCGGCGCAGGTTCCGGTGCCGCCGCCGGCTCACGTTCCGGCTCCGGCGCCCGCCAGGGTTCCGGCCGGCCCGCCGCGAAGACCGCCAAGTCCGCCAAGGGGCGGAGCATGGCGGCGCCGCAGGGCGAATTCAAGCTGCCGGAGACCCTCACCCCCGCGCTGCCTGCCGTCGAGGCCTTCGCCGACCTGGACATGCCTGCCGCGCTCCTCAAGACGCTCGACGCGCAGGGCGTGACCGAGCCCTTCCCGATCCAGGGCGCCACCCTCCCGAACTCGCTGGCCGGCCGTGACATCCTCGGCCGCGGCCGCACCGGCTCCGGCAAGACCCTCGCCTTCGGCCTGGCCCTGCTCGCCCGCACCGCGGGCCGGCGCGCCGAGCCCACGGCGCCCCTCGCGCTCGTGCTGGTCCCCACCCGGGAACTCGCCCAGCAGGTCACCGACGCGCTCACCCCGTACGCGACCGCGGTCAACCTCCGCCTCACCACCGTCGTCGGCGGGCTCTCCATCACCAAGCAGGCCAACGCGCTGCGCCGCGGCGCCGAAGTCGTCGTCGCGACGCCCGGCCGGCTCAAGGACCTCATAGAGCGAGGCGACTGCTCGCTGGAGAACGTGGGCATCACCGTTCTCGACGAGGCCGACCAGATGGCCGACATGGGCTTCATGCCGCAGGTCGTGGCGCTGCTCAAGCAGGTCGAGGCGGACGGCCAGCGCATGCTGTTCTCGGCGACCCTCGACGCCAACATCGACCGCCTGGTCCGGATGTTCCTCACCGACCCGGTGGTGCACTCCGTCGACCCGTCGGCCGGCGCGGTCACCACGATGGAACACCACGTCCTGTACGTCATGGACGAGACCGACAAGAAGGCCGTCACCACGCGCATCGCCGCGCGCGACGGCCGCGTGATCATGTTCCTCGACACCAAGCGCTCCGTGGACCGGCTGGTCAAGCGGCTGCTCGCGAGCGGTGTGCGGGCGGCCGGGCTGCACGGCGGACGCTCCCAGCCGCAGCGCAACCGCACGCTCGACCAGTTCAAGAACGGCCAGGTCACCGCGCTGGTCGCCACGAACGTGGCGGCGCGCGGCATCCACGTCGACGACCTTGACCTCGTGGTCAACGTCGACCCGCCCACCGACCACAAGGACTACCTCCACCGTGGTGGGCGCACCGCTCGCGCGGGCGAGTCGGGCAGCGTCGTCACGCTGGTCCTGCCGGACGAGAAGCGCGAGATGACCAAGCTCATGTCGTTCGCGGGCATCCGGCCCCGCACGGCCGAGATCAAGTCGAGCTCCGAGGAGCTCGTGCGGGTCACGGGTGCGCGCGAGCCGTCCGGCGTCCCGGTGGTCATCGAGATCCCGGCCCAGCCGGAACCGAAGCGGGCTCCTTCCGGCGGGCGCGGCCGGGGCCGCCGCGGCGGCCAGGGCTCCCGGGGCACCGGCCAGGGCACCCCCCAGTCGCCCACCTCCCGCACCCAGAGCACCCGCACCCAGTCCGGTGCGGCCCGTACGCAGGGAGGTGCGGCCCGTACGCAGTCCGGTGCGGCCCGTACGCAGTCCGGTGCGGCCCGTACGCAGTCCGGTGCGGCCCGTTCCCAGGGTGGCCGTGGTCGTGGCCAGGGCGGTGCGAGCCGGGGCCGCTCCGGGGCCTGA
- a CDS encoding tyrosine-protein phosphatase gives MAITAMAAAALTVGLLPSATSASAAAHRPYAPPIHQIALQGAVNVRDVGGYRTYDGEQVRYGVAYRADALNKATDTDVTTLARLGLREVVDFRVPLELQYDGPDRLPAGVAPTSRPVTDSGLYAAMLSAIGSKDPAVQDAMLGHGKAEALMRTEYQAFVSDPAARTRFGATLKDLASGRGPVLFHCTSGKDRTGWESYVLLRAVGVPAATAEQDYLASNGFRAAADAALRAGLKQSGVMQNPDLLIPLQEVRSDYLNAALSQLGTQYGDLYGYLTRGLGLSVRDLAGLRSRLVP, from the coding sequence GTGGCGATCACGGCGATGGCGGCCGCCGCCCTGACCGTGGGCCTGCTGCCGTCGGCGACGTCAGCGTCGGCGGCCGCGCACCGCCCCTACGCCCCACCGATCCACCAGATAGCGCTGCAGGGCGCCGTGAACGTACGTGACGTGGGCGGGTACCGGACCTACGACGGCGAACAGGTCCGGTACGGCGTCGCCTACCGCGCCGACGCGCTGAACAAGGCGACGGACACGGACGTCACGACGCTGGCCCGGCTCGGCCTGCGCGAGGTGGTCGACTTCCGGGTGCCCCTGGAGCTCCAGTACGACGGCCCCGACCGGCTGCCGGCCGGGGTCGCCCCGACGTCGCGCCCCGTCACCGACAGCGGCCTGTACGCGGCGATGCTGTCCGCGATCGGGTCCAAGGACCCGGCCGTGCAGGACGCGATGCTCGGCCACGGCAAGGCGGAGGCGCTCATGCGCACCGAGTACCAGGCCTTCGTCTCCGACCCGGCCGCGCGCACCCGGTTCGGGGCGACCCTGAAGGACCTGGCGTCGGGGCGCGGCCCCGTGCTCTTCCACTGCACCTCGGGCAAGGACCGTACGGGGTGGGAGAGTTACGTCCTGCTGCGCGCGGTGGGCGTCCCGGCGGCCACGGCCGAGCAGGACTACCTGGCGTCCAACGGGTTCCGCGCGGCGGCGGACGCGGCGCTGCGGGCGGGCCTGAAGCAGTCGGGCGTGATGCAGAACCCGGATCTGCTGATCCCGCTCCAGGAGGTCCGGTCCGACTACCTGAACGCGGCACTGTCGCAACTGGGTACGCAGTACGGCGACTTGTACGGGTACCTGACGCGGGGGCTGGGTCTGAGCGTGCGGGACCTGGCGGGGCTGAGGTCACGGCTGGTGCCGTAA
- a CDS encoding NAD(P)H-dependent flavin oxidoreductase, with translation METALTKLVGVRHPVVQTGMGWVAGPRLVSATANAGALGILASATMTATELRRAVREVKSRTGAPFGVNLRADAADARERVRIIVDEGVRVASFALAPSRELIAELKDAGVVVIPSIGARRHAEKVAAWGADAVIVQGGEGGGHTGDVATTVLLPQVVDAVDIPVIAAGGFHDGRGLVAALAYGAAGVAMGTRFLLTSDSTVPDPVKAKYLEATVKDVTVTTAVDGLPHRMLRTDLVTALESAGRVRALTHAIRRASAFRKISGLTWAQLVRDGLATKHGKNLTWSQTLLAANTPMLLRASMVEGRTDLAVMASGQVAGVIEDLPSCEELVTRVMDEAARVLAALPSAQRIPFPSSGVDDP, from the coding sequence ATCGAGACGGCGCTGACGAAACTGGTCGGCGTCCGGCATCCGGTCGTGCAGACCGGCATGGGCTGGGTGGCGGGCCCCCGCCTGGTCTCGGCCACCGCCAACGCGGGCGCCCTCGGCATCCTGGCGTCCGCGACGATGACGGCCACCGAGCTGAGGCGCGCGGTCCGCGAGGTCAAGTCCCGTACCGGCGCGCCGTTCGGCGTCAACCTGCGGGCCGACGCGGCCGATGCCCGCGAGCGGGTGCGGATCATCGTGGACGAGGGCGTGCGCGTGGCGTCCTTCGCTCTGGCCCCCTCCCGCGAGCTCATCGCCGAACTCAAGGACGCCGGCGTCGTCGTGATCCCCTCCATCGGCGCCAGACGGCATGCCGAGAAGGTCGCCGCGTGGGGCGCGGACGCGGTGATCGTGCAGGGCGGCGAGGGCGGCGGCCACACCGGCGACGTGGCAACCACCGTGCTGCTGCCGCAGGTTGTGGACGCCGTGGACATCCCGGTGATCGCGGCGGGCGGCTTCCACGACGGGCGGGGCCTGGTGGCGGCGCTCGCCTACGGCGCGGCGGGCGTGGCCATGGGCACCCGGTTCCTGCTGACCTCCGACTCGACGGTCCCCGACCCGGTGAAGGCGAAGTATCTGGAGGCCACGGTGAAGGACGTCACGGTGACCACGGCCGTGGACGGACTGCCGCACCGCATGCTCCGTACGGACCTGGTCACCGCCCTGGAGTCGGCGGGCCGCGTCCGGGCGCTGACCCACGCGATACGCCGGGCCTCGGCCTTCCGGAAGATCTCCGGCCTGACCTGGGCCCAGCTCGTCAGGGACGGCCTGGCGACGAAGCACGGCAAGAACCTGACCTGGAGCCAGACCCTCCTCGCGGCGAACACCCCGATGCTGCTGAGGGCGTCCATGGTCGAGGGCCGCACCGATCTCGCGGTGATGGCCTCGGGCCAGGTCGCCGGGGTGATCGAGGACCTCCCGAGCTGCGAGGAACTCGTCACCCGGGTGATGGACGAGGCGGCGCGGGTCCTTGCCGCGCTGCCGTCGGCGCAGCGAATCCCCTTCCCCAGCAGTGGAGTTGATGACCCGTGA
- a CDS encoding CoA-transferase subunit beta translates to MTTNAVRVTRAEYCVIACAEAWRDNGEVLASPMGPIPSIGARLARRTFAPDLLLTDGEAMLVGLDGEPEGWLPYRRHLTMVTGGRRHVMMGASQIDRFGNQNISCIGDWSRPARQLLGVRGAPVNTLNNPVSYWVPKHSTRVFVPKVDMICGVGYDSAAAAGPSATRFHRIPRVVSDLGVFDFATPDHTMRLVSLHPGVTVEEVREATAFELSGLDGPASTREPTTAELRLIREVIDPDGLRDREVGP, encoded by the coding sequence GTGACGACGAACGCCGTGCGCGTGACGCGCGCCGAGTACTGCGTGATCGCCTGCGCCGAGGCCTGGCGCGACAACGGGGAGGTGCTCGCGAGCCCGATGGGCCCGATCCCGTCGATCGGCGCCCGCCTCGCCCGGCGCACCTTCGCGCCCGACCTGCTCCTCACCGACGGCGAGGCGATGCTCGTCGGGCTCGACGGCGAACCCGAGGGCTGGCTCCCCTACCGCAGGCATCTGACCATGGTCACCGGCGGCCGGCGGCACGTGATGATGGGCGCCAGCCAGATCGACCGGTTCGGCAACCAGAACATCTCCTGCATCGGCGACTGGTCCCGGCCCGCCCGCCAGCTCCTCGGGGTGCGTGGCGCCCCCGTCAACACCCTCAACAATCCCGTGAGTTACTGGGTGCCGAAGCATTCGACGCGGGTCTTCGTGCCGAAGGTCGACATGATCTGCGGCGTCGGCTACGACAGCGCGGCCGCCGCCGGCCCCTCCGCGACCCGCTTCCACCGCATCCCGCGCGTGGTGAGCGATCTCGGCGTCTTCGACTTCGCGACGCCGGACCACACGATGCGGCTGGTGTCGCTGCATCCGGGGGTCACGGTCGAGGAGGTGCGCGAGGCGACGGCGTTCGAGCTGTCCGGCCTCGACGGGCCCGCGTCCACCCGCGAGCCCACCACCGCCGAGCTGCGCCTGATCCGCGAGGTCATCGACCCGGACGGGTTGCGCGACCGCGAGGTCGGGCCATGA